In one Lolium rigidum isolate FL_2022 chromosome 3, APGP_CSIRO_Lrig_0.1, whole genome shotgun sequence genomic region, the following are encoded:
- the LOC124695694 gene encoding hydroquinone glucosyltransferase-like, whose translation MESYTSSGTASAAATERPHVVLLASPGAGHLIPLAELARRLVEHHGFAATLVTFTNLSFPAHVLASCQLPASIATATLPAVDISDLPADSDIDMYVQVTRRSLPNLRALVRSISSTGARPLAALVPDFLCSEALLVAAELGVPGYVFVPTNLAWLALRRQLVERHHGLAPGEYRDFPEVVELGGGVSMRRADLPVVYHDPKRLAFPLLLEGGRRFLRADGFLVNTFYEMEPGLVEAFKLATEGGAFPPVFAAGPFVRPESDVDASPCLEWLDRQPTGSVVYVSLGSGRALSLEQTTELAAGIEDSGQGFLWVVRMPALTTSELETTAAGGNKDDPLAWLPEGFLERTAGRGLAITAWSPQVRALSHPATAAFVSHCGWNSTLESVRCGVPMVTLPLGAEQKMNAIILEGILGVALRPAARGDGVVVREEISAAVKELLAVGEKGRAVRSRAGHMQQAAVRACLPEGSSGRALHQVATKWKAAWGMEK comes from the coding sequence ATGGAGTCGTACACCAGCAGTGGCACGGCCTCCGCAGCAGCCACCGAGCGGCCGCACGTCGTGCTGCTGGCCAGCCCCGGCGCCGGCCACCTCATCCCGCTGGCGGAGCTGGCGCGGCGTCTCGTCGAGCACCACGGCTTCGCGGCCACGCTCGTCACCTTCACAAACCTCTCGTTCCCTGCGCATGTCCTCGCCAGCTGCCAGCTCCCAgcgtccatcgccaccgccacgctCCCCGCcgtagatatcagcgacctcccaGCAGACTCCGACATCGACATGTACGTGCAGGTGACTCGCCGCTCGCTCCCGAACCTCCGCGCCCTTGTCCGCTCCATCAGCTCCACCGGCGCCCGGCCGCTCGCTGCCCTGGTCCCGGACTTCCTCTGCTCCGAGGCGCTGCTCGTCGCCGCCGAGCTCGGCGTTCCGGGATACGTTTTCGTCCCCACCAACCTGGCCTGGCTTGCCCTCCGGCGCCAGCTAGTGGAGCGGCACCACGGCCTCGCTCCCGGCGAGTATCGCGACTTCCCGGAGGTTGTCGAGCTTGGCGGGGGCGTATCGATGCGCCGCGCGGACCTCCCGGTCGTGTACCATGATCCCAAGAGGCTGGCTTTCCCGCTGCTTCTAGAGGGCGGCCGGCGATTCCTCCGTGCCGACGGCTTTCTGGTCAACACCTTCTACGAGATGGAACCTGGTCTCGTGGAAGCGTTCAAGCTTGCGACGGAAGGTGGCGCGTTCCCGCCGGTGTTCGCCGCGGGACCGTTCGTTCGGCCAGAATCCGACGTCGACGCGTCGCCGTGCCTGGAGTGGCTGGATCGCCAGCCGACAGGCTCGGTGGTGTACGTCTCGCTCGGGAGCGGCCGAGCGCTGTCGCTGGAGCAGACCACCGAGCTCGCCGCCGGTATAGAGGACAGCGGCCAGGGGTTCCTCTGGGTCGTGCGGATGCCTGCCCTGACGACGTCGGAGTTGGAGACAACAGCCGCCGGTGGAAACAAAGACGACCCGTTGGCCTGGCTCCCGGAGGGCTTCTTGGAGAGGACGGCAGGCAGAGGCCTCGCCATCACGGCGTGGTCGCCTCAGGTGCGTGCGCTCTCTCACCCGGCCACGGCGGCCTTCGTGTcccactgcgggtggaactcgaCGCTGGAGAGCGTGCGTTGTGGAGTGCCGATGGTCACGTTGCCGCTAGGCGCGGAGCAGAAGATGAATGCAATCATCTTGGAAGGGATACTTGGCGTGGCGCTACGACCGGCGGCGCGAGGAGATGGCGTCGTCGTCCGTGAGGAGATCTCGGCCGCTGTGAAGGAGCTTCTCGCGGTGGGGGAGAAGGGGCGGGCCGTGCGGAGTCGAGCCGGACACATGCAGCAAGCTGCGGTGCGCGCATGCTTGCCGGAAGGGTCGTCGGGCCGCGCGCTTCATCAAGTCGCTACCAAGTGGAAGGCGGCATGGGGCATGGAGAAGTGA